The following are encoded together in the Acidobacteriota bacterium genome:
- a CDS encoding TRAP transporter large permease codes for MTAGTGIALLGFLALLALLLIRVPVGLAMLIVGAAGIAMIRPGAVVPVVAGEIFAVSSRYSLTILPLFMLMGNLALVSRMSQDLYRAAHSWLGRFRGSLASASIVACAGFSALSGSSLAAALTMGRVSLPEMRRFRYDDSLATGAIAAGGTLGILIPPSAGLVIYGIITEESIGRLFMAGVIPGMLLTLLFVLAIWIVVKRDPDKAPHAAAAVPWRERLRATANASWILGIVVVTIGGIYAGIFSAIEAAGVGALLALVAACVRRTLNRKTVIEVANATLKASGTAFLVLFGAFVFKIFLGFTGIAFVASEWVGEQGFSGAQVVMLVLIMFIVLGTFLDGFAMLVLTVPLVQPILESLGVDMIWFGVMIVIALEMGLISPPVGLNIFVVKGVAPDVPMRTMFRGIVPFWLALLAAMVLIALLPRIATLLPDAMYG; via the coding sequence ATGACTGCCGGAACCGGCATCGCCCTGCTGGGCTTTCTCGCGCTTCTCGCTCTGCTCCTGATCCGCGTGCCCGTGGGGCTGGCGATGCTGATCGTGGGCGCGGCCGGGATCGCCATGATTCGGCCCGGCGCCGTCGTACCGGTGGTGGCTGGGGAGATATTCGCGGTCTCTTCACGCTATTCGCTCACGATCCTGCCCCTGTTCATGCTGATGGGCAATCTGGCCCTGGTCTCCAGGATGAGTCAGGACCTGTATCGAGCCGCCCACAGCTGGCTAGGCCGTTTCCGGGGCAGCCTCGCTTCCGCCTCGATCGTCGCATGCGCCGGATTCTCAGCCCTCTCGGGCTCGTCGCTGGCCGCCGCGCTGACGATGGGCCGCGTGTCGCTTCCCGAGATGCGGCGGTTCAGGTACGACGACTCCCTGGCTACCGGCGCCATCGCCGCGGGCGGAACGCTGGGCATTCTGATCCCGCCGTCGGCAGGACTGGTGATCTACGGGATCATCACCGAGGAGAGCATCGGGCGCCTGTTCATGGCCGGAGTGATACCCGGGATGCTGCTCACACTTCTCTTCGTTCTTGCCATCTGGATCGTCGTCAAGCGAGACCCGGACAAGGCACCACACGCTGCGGCAGCCGTTCCGTGGCGGGAACGGCTAAGGGCCACGGCGAACGCGTCGTGGATCCTGGGCATCGTCGTAGTGACCATCGGCGGCATCTACGCCGGCATCTTCTCCGCGATCGAAGCGGCCGGAGTGGGAGCATTGCTGGCGCTGGTCGCGGCCTGCGTGCGGCGTACGTTGAACCGGAAGACGGTGATCGAGGTGGCGAACGCCACCCTGAAGGCGAGCGGCACCGCCTTCCTGGTGCTGTTCGGCGCCTTCGTGTTCAAGATCTTCCTGGGCTTCACCGGCATCGCCTTCGTTGCATCCGAGTGGGTCGGCGAACAGGGGTTCTCGGGCGCTCAGGTCGTCATGCTGGTACTGATCATGTTCATCGTTCTCGGCACCTTTCTCGACGGATTCGCGATGCTGGTGCTGACCGTTCCTCTCGTGCAGCCGATTCTCGAGTCGCTGGGTGTCGACATGATCTGGTTCGGTGTGATGATCGTCATCGCACTCGAGATGGGCCTGATCTCGCCTCCGGTCGGGCTGAACATCTTCGTCGTGAAGGGCGTGGCGCCCGACGTGCCGATGCGTACCATGTTTCGCGGCATCGTTCCGTTCTGGCTCGCCCTCCTCGCAGCGATGGTTCTGATCGCGCTCCTTCCTCGCATCGCCACGTTGCTGCCCGACGCCATGTACGGATGA
- a CDS encoding TRAP transporter small permease subunit, giving the protein MPLFEQHRARLARFESHCRRPPAAFAIVGGIALATLLGITVAEVLWRYLLNDSLPWIEDVSTMSLAVVVAAAIAYGAGEGAHVCVNLIARFAARRVTRVTDAVARLLGLAVTAMAAYALFVHGSCGLPCGDVTGSLSISHTPFYYALGASLAAYGFLLASQLLLGLAVWNAEDPNEPVE; this is encoded by the coding sequence TTGCCCCTCTTCGAGCAGCACCGGGCGCGCCTCGCGCGGTTCGAGTCCCACTGCCGCCGTCCGCCCGCCGCGTTCGCCATCGTGGGCGGCATCGCCCTCGCAACGCTGCTGGGAATCACGGTGGCCGAAGTCCTCTGGCGCTATCTCCTGAACGACTCGCTGCCCTGGATCGAAGATGTCTCGACCATGTCGCTCGCCGTCGTGGTGGCGGCCGCGATCGCCTACGGCGCGGGCGAGGGCGCGCACGTCTGCGTGAACCTGATCGCGCGCTTCGCGGCCCGGCGGGTCACCAGGGTCACGGACGCGGTCGCACGGCTTCTGGGCCTCGCCGTGACGGCGATGGCCGCCTACGCCCTGTTCGTTCACGGCAGTTGCGGCCTGCCTTGCGGCGACGTGACCGGCAGCCTCTCGATCTCGCATACGCCGTTCTACTACGCGCTCGGCGCGTCGCTGGCCGCCTACGGCTTCCTGCTCGCGTCCCAATTGCTCCTGGGATTAGCGGTCTGGAACGCTGAAGACCCGAACGAGCCGGTCGAATGA
- a CDS encoding DsbA family protein, which yields MNPNDLRVYFSFRSPFSWFAFHRITATGVLDWNGIDAVPIFPFGKGANLSAGRAKSSYVRQDAERIAKAYGLPMNWPEGGDDPDWFPPHQIYVWAREQGKAIDYAREAFMARFGRGLDLASDEVMRAAAAAAGLDGDEALAVAHDPDWKDRIMAGFAHTRDDGAFGVPLFIYRGERFWGNDRLDWLLREVARSEGGEVSDLAADPLAPVYPT from the coding sequence ATGAACCCGAACGATCTGCGCGTCTACTTCTCCTTCCGCTCCCCTTTCTCGTGGTTCGCCTTCCACCGCATCACGGCGACCGGCGTGCTCGACTGGAACGGGATCGATGCCGTGCCGATCTTCCCTTTCGGGAAGGGGGCCAATCTCTCGGCCGGGCGCGCCAAGTCTTCCTACGTCCGCCAGGACGCGGAGCGGATCGCGAAGGCCTACGGACTGCCGATGAACTGGCCCGAAGGCGGTGACGATCCGGACTGGTTCCCGCCGCACCAGATCTACGTCTGGGCACGGGAGCAGGGCAAGGCGATCGACTACGCACGCGAGGCCTTCATGGCCCGGTTCGGACGCGGCCTCGACCTGGCCAGCGACGAGGTCATGCGGGCCGCCGCGGCCGCCGCGGGCCTTGACGGCGACGAGGCCCTGGCCGTCGCCCACGATCCCGACTGGAAGGACAGGATCATGGCCGGCTTCGCCCACACCCGGGACGACGGCGCTTTCGGCGTTCCGCTCTTCATCTACCGCGGCGAGCGCTTCTGGGGCAACGACCGTCTGGACTGGCTACTGCGCGAGGTGGCGCGCTCGGAAGGCGGGGAGGTGTCCGACCTCGCGGCGGATCCGTTGGCGCCGGTGTATCCCACGTAG
- a CDS encoding DUF5916 domain-containing protein, with product MKRVAAAWLVAIPSLGAGVSEGQTDRPAATALAIGEAPQLDGRVLDDPVWQSIAPASGTTQTRPFAGEPGTERTEVRFAFTEDTLFVAVVCHDRAPDDIVISDSRRDASLDETDSFQVIFDTFQDGRNGFVFGTNPAGIEYDGQVVEGGSGVFSGMGGNSRFRGGALSTGFNLNWDGAWTVATEVGEFGWSAEFAIPFRTLRYPPEEVQTWGLNFQRNIARHREVAFWSELDRNHDLDRLTDAGSLRGVEPPPQRNLKLIPYAIGSSREPPSAGSDNESDSDLGVDLKYSVTPSLTLDLTYNTDFAQVEVDEQQVNLDRFNLFFPEKRPFFLENAGLFTVGARGGSRASARVDLFFSRRIGIGPGGELIPIDYGGRLSGKAGRFNVGLLHMQTAAVGGLHGNDYAVARVNRELGERSSIGGIFVSREGVGSLAPEDDTNRAYAIDGKWGIGEHHTIETYVAQTDTPGLDGDDSSMLLSYNLGKPQWRGSLSFAEAHANFNPEVGFLSRREFRNISAFGMRTIRPKDLAGFHELRPHVSYSGIWDFDDYQESEYLHVDNHWEWRNGIQVHTGVNFTVEGVKETFEIVDGFPVQAGRYSHHETQTVFSTNQAKPFSVYIRNIAGGFFGGDRSSTQLTLLARRGERLTSELSWDHNDVDIDSGSFQVNLGRLRLSYSITPRMLVQALAQYNDQSDNVSANLRFSWLQDANTGLFVVYNEIDELGARILYERPDRTVIVKYSRLVDVFR from the coding sequence GTGAAGAGAGTTGCCGCGGCGTGGCTCGTCGCTATCCCGTCGCTGGGGGCCGGTGTGTCCGAAGGCCAGACCGACCGCCCCGCGGCGACTGCCCTGGCGATCGGAGAGGCGCCCCAGCTCGACGGCCGGGTCCTCGACGATCCGGTCTGGCAGAGCATCGCGCCCGCCTCCGGCACGACGCAGACGCGGCCTTTCGCCGGCGAACCGGGCACCGAGCGAACGGAGGTCCGCTTCGCGTTCACCGAGGACACCCTCTTCGTCGCCGTCGTCTGCCACGACCGGGCGCCGGACGACATCGTCATCTCGGACAGCCGGCGCGATGCGTCCCTGGACGAAACGGACAGCTTCCAGGTCATCTTCGACACGTTCCAGGATGGGCGCAACGGCTTCGTCTTCGGCACGAATCCCGCCGGCATCGAGTACGACGGCCAGGTCGTGGAAGGCGGCTCCGGCGTGTTCAGCGGCATGGGCGGCAACAGCCGCTTCCGGGGCGGCGCCCTGTCCACCGGCTTCAACCTGAACTGGGACGGCGCCTGGACCGTCGCCACCGAGGTCGGCGAGTTCGGCTGGAGCGCCGAGTTCGCGATTCCCTTCCGCACCCTCCGCTATCCGCCGGAGGAAGTGCAGACCTGGGGCCTCAACTTCCAGCGCAACATAGCGCGCCACCGGGAAGTCGCCTTTTGGTCCGAACTCGACCGGAACCACGACCTGGACCGGCTGACCGACGCGGGGTCGCTCCGGGGCGTCGAGCCCCCGCCGCAGCGCAACCTGAAGCTGATCCCCTACGCGATCGGATCGAGCCGCGAGCCGCCCAGCGCCGGCAGCGACAACGAGTCGGACTCCGACCTCGGCGTCGACCTGAAGTACAGCGTGACCCCGAGCCTGACCCTCGACCTGACCTACAACACGGACTTCGCCCAGGTCGAGGTCGACGAGCAGCAGGTGAACCTCGACCGGTTCAACCTGTTCTTCCCCGAGAAGCGGCCGTTTTTCCTGGAGAACGCGGGCCTGTTCACGGTCGGAGCACGGGGCGGGAGCCGCGCATCGGCTCGGGTCGACCTGTTCTTCAGCCGGCGCATCGGCATCGGACCCGGCGGCGAGCTGATCCCGATCGACTACGGCGGCCGGCTCTCCGGCAAGGCGGGCCGCTTCAACGTGGGACTGCTCCACATGCAGACCGCCGCGGTCGGCGGGCTGCACGGCAACGACTACGCCGTCGCCCGGGTCAACCGGGAACTGGGCGAACGCTCCAGCATCGGCGGCATCTTCGTCAGCCGCGAGGGTGTGGGCAGCCTCGCGCCGGAGGACGACACGAACCGCGCCTACGCCATCGACGGCAAGTGGGGCATCGGCGAGCACCACACGATCGAGACCTACGTCGCCCAGACCGACACACCGGGACTCGATGGCGACGACAGCTCGATGCTCCTGAGCTACAACCTCGGCAAGCCTCAGTGGCGCGGCAGCCTCAGCTTCGCCGAAGCCCATGCCAACTTCAACCCCGAAGTCGGCTTCCTGTCGCGACGGGAGTTCCGGAACATCTCCGCGTTCGGCATGCGCACCATTCGCCCGAAGGACCTGGCCGGCTTTCACGAACTTCGGCCCCATGTCTCGTACAGCGGCATCTGGGACTTCGACGACTACCAGGAGAGCGAGTACCTCCACGTCGACAACCACTGGGAATGGCGCAACGGCATCCAGGTCCACACCGGCGTGAACTTCACCGTGGAAGGCGTCAAGGAGACCTTCGAGATCGTCGACGGCTTCCCGGTCCAGGCGGGCAGATACAGCCACCACGAGACGCAGACCGTGTTCTCGACGAACCAGGCGAAGCCGTTCTCGGTCTACATCCGCAACATCGCCGGCGGCTTCTTCGGCGGCGACCGGAGTTCCACCCAGCTCACCCTGCTCGCCCGGCGCGGCGAACGGTTGACCTCGGAACTGAGCTGGGACCACAACGACGTGGACATCGACTCGGGCAGCTTCCAGGTCAATCTGGGCCGTCTCCGACTCTCCTACTCGATCACGCCGAGAATGCTGGTCCAGGCGCTCGCGCAGTACAACGACCAGTCGGACAACGTTTCCGCCAACCTCCGCTTCTCCTGGCTGCAGGACGCGAACACCGGGCTGTTCGTGGTCTACAACGAGATCGACGAACTCGGCGCGCGGATTCTCTACGAGCGGCCGGACCGCACCGTGATCGTGAAGTACAGCCGGCTGGTCGACGTCTTCCGTTGA
- a CDS encoding alpha/beta fold hydrolase, with translation MRRNLTERTVFRLALAAVVAALAAAPALGAGELMDVEGYPTLVRKPVEIWSDGTRLAGDVFYPKATAEGEKLPAIVLCHGWGGTKAHLNRGIAPRFAAAGYLVLAFDYRGWGESDARLVVRGEMPKPDQDGYVTVRAQAIRQLVDPLDQQEDIDAAITFVEGEPHADASRIGIWGSSFGGGHVIWRAAHDRRVKAVAAQVGAMDQRAGLVTAPGGLKGFHRTAIQRARGEVEPVPVGADQPEGLTGSPYYERFAKFSPVEDAHLITAPTIIIDAKQEHYFDIREHGQRVFRILSGRVPVEYHAWEMSHYDIYSGDWLDKAMAAEIDFFDRHLK, from the coding sequence GTGAGAAGGAACTTGACGGAGAGAACCGTGTTCAGGCTGGCTCTGGCCGCGGTCGTCGCCGCTCTGGCCGCGGCGCCGGCGCTTGGCGCCGGCGAGCTGATGGACGTCGAGGGCTATCCGACCCTCGTGCGCAAGCCGGTGGAGATCTGGAGCGACGGTACCCGTCTCGCCGGCGATGTCTTCTACCCGAAGGCGACCGCCGAGGGCGAGAAGCTGCCGGCGATCGTGCTTTGCCACGGCTGGGGCGGAACGAAGGCCCACCTGAATCGCGGCATCGCGCCGCGCTTCGCCGCCGCCGGCTACCTGGTGCTGGCCTTCGACTACCGCGGCTGGGGCGAAAGCGATGCCCGCCTCGTCGTCCGCGGCGAGATGCCGAAGCCGGACCAGGACGGCTACGTCACGGTCAGGGCGCAGGCGATCCGGCAGCTCGTCGATCCGCTCGACCAGCAGGAGGACATCGACGCCGCGATCACGTTCGTCGAAGGCGAGCCCCACGCCGATGCGTCCCGGATCGGCATCTGGGGTTCCAGCTTCGGCGGCGGCCACGTCATCTGGCGAGCGGCACACGACCGGCGGGTGAAAGCGGTCGCCGCCCAGGTCGGCGCGATGGACCAGCGCGCTGGACTGGTCACGGCACCGGGCGGTCTCAAGGGGTTCCACCGGACGGCGATCCAGCGCGCTCGCGGCGAGGTCGAGCCGGTGCCGGTCGGCGCCGACCAGCCGGAGGGCCTGACCGGCAGCCCGTACTACGAGCGCTTCGCGAAGTTCTCACCCGTCGAGGACGCGCACCTCATCACCGCGCCCACGATCATCATCGACGCCAAGCAGGAGCACTACTTCGACATCCGCGAGCACGGCCAGCGGGTCTTCAGGATCCTCTCCGGCCGCGTCCCCGTCGAGTACCACGCCTGGGAGATGAGCCACTACGACATCTACAGCGGCGACTGGCTCGACAAGGCGATGGCCGCCGAGATCGACTTCTTCGACCGCCACCTGAAGTAG
- a CDS encoding alpha/beta hydrolase, with translation MLPDRRTTATDGATLRYRLAGSGPVVVLTHGLGGHLDYWEATVETLRDRYTVLTWDVRGFGGSERRPDTMSPETWASDLAAVLDAVGADDAVIGGISMGGVVSQRFALDFPDRTRALILVSTSSELNERAEAGWRARADLIERDGLAKALTPTGPALSYGKEYRERHAEEILESARLTIERNDAASYAAACRAVSNIDYTADLPTITCPTLILQGLEDALTPPGGSVIMSRRIEGSRLRMLENCGHGIPTEQPDEFHAEVDAFLADIA, from the coding sequence GTGCTGCCTGACAGGCGCACAACCGCAACCGACGGCGCAACGCTGCGCTATCGGCTCGCGGGAAGCGGTCCGGTCGTCGTACTGACGCACGGCCTGGGCGGTCACCTGGACTACTGGGAAGCCACGGTGGAAACGCTCCGGGACCGCTACACCGTCCTGACCTGGGACGTCCGGGGCTTTGGCGGCTCGGAACGGCGTCCCGACACGATGTCGCCGGAGACCTGGGCCTCCGATCTCGCCGCCGTGCTCGACGCGGTCGGCGCCGATGACGCGGTGATCGGAGGGATCTCGATGGGCGGCGTCGTCTCCCAACGGTTCGCCCTCGACTTCCCCGATCGCACCCGCGCGTTGATCCTGGTCAGCACCTCGAGCGAATTGAACGAACGCGCCGAAGCCGGCTGGAGGGCCCGCGCCGACCTGATCGAGCGGGACGGCCTGGCCAAGGCCCTGACGCCGACCGGCCCCGCCCTCTCCTACGGCAAGGAGTACCGGGAACGCCACGCCGAAGAGATCCTCGAATCGGCGCGCCTCACCATCGAACGGAACGACGCCGCCTCCTACGCCGCCGCCTGCCGCGCCGTCTCGAACATCGACTACACCGCCGATCTCCCGACGATCACCTGCCCGACCCTGATCCTCCAGGGCCTCGAGGATGCGCTGACCCCACCCGGCGGCAGCGTCATCATGTCCCGCCGGATCGAGGGCTCGCGCCTGCGAATGCTCGAGAACTGCGGCCACGGCATCCCCACCGAGCAGCCCGACGAATTCCACGCCGAAGTCGACGCGTTCCTGGCCGATATCGCCTAG
- a CDS encoding LLM class flavin-dependent oxidoreductase produces MRVSISVQSAYNVADPREGARRMVDRARAAREAGLDALFVGDHHATATPYYQNTAILGRMLAEWGDRPAGALYLLPLWHPLIVAEQVGTLASVMTGRFILQCAIGPADNQFEAMGVPVRQRPSRFEQSLSLLRRLWSGETVTTGGENDRFGLREARVSPCPPEPVEVWIGASAPPAIDRAARLGDGWLAAPGLTAAEAAGQLGFYREACERHGRPVGVSAIRRDLYVGETAAEAEAAAAGVISRGYRGFPPEALVVGEAAGVAASFAELSEMGYDEVVVRHLVQDPARVLQSIGRLAEVRERLR; encoded by the coding sequence ATGCGAGTCAGCATCTCGGTCCAGAGCGCCTACAACGTCGCCGATCCACGGGAAGGAGCGCGCCGCATGGTGGATCGGGCGCGGGCCGCCCGGGAGGCCGGACTCGACGCGCTGTTCGTCGGCGACCACCACGCGACGGCCACGCCGTACTACCAGAACACGGCGATCCTGGGGCGGATGCTGGCCGAATGGGGCGACCGGCCCGCCGGGGCCCTCTACCTGCTGCCGCTCTGGCATCCGCTGATCGTCGCCGAGCAGGTCGGCACCCTGGCCAGCGTGATGACGGGCCGGTTCATCCTGCAGTGCGCGATCGGTCCCGCCGACAACCAGTTCGAGGCGATGGGCGTCCCGGTGCGCCAGCGGCCGTCGCGGTTCGAGCAGTCGCTCTCCCTCCTGCGGCGCCTGTGGTCCGGGGAGACGGTGACGACCGGAGGCGAGAACGATCGTTTCGGGCTTCGGGAGGCCCGCGTCTCACCCTGCCCGCCGGAGCCGGTCGAAGTCTGGATCGGCGCCTCGGCGCCGCCGGCGATCGACCGCGCGGCGCGGCTTGGCGACGGCTGGCTGGCGGCGCCAGGGTTGACGGCGGCGGAGGCGGCCGGGCAGCTCGGCTTCTACCGGGAAGCCTGCGAACGCCATGGCCGCCCGGTCGGCGTGAGCGCGATCCGGCGGGACCTCTACGTCGGCGAGACGGCGGCGGAAGCGGAGGCCGCGGCGGCCGGGGTCATCTCACGCGGCTACCGGGGATTCCCGCCCGAGGCTCTGGTCGTCGGCGAGGCGGCGGGCGTCGCCGCCTCGTTCGCTGAACTGAGTGAGATGGGATACGACGAGGTCGTCGTCCGGCACCTGGTCCAAGACCCAGCGAGGGTCCTGCAGTCGATCGGCCGGCTCGCCGAAGTCCGCGAAAGGCTGCGTTAG
- a CDS encoding carboxymuconolactone decarboxylase family protein, with product MNTQTFHSAAGGRSSESVGGWRADAPTGFRRTAAVTLALALIAGSLSAQRQRRETGPRIPPAEGVESINLIRTLSHHPPLMEAWGPFGGYILRGSTLPDRDREMVILRTSWLNEAEYEWGYHARAARAAGMTDEEIRNVAVGENAGPWTSFERYLLRAATELHRNSAISERTWAFLKARYSDQQMIDLIFTVGQYRMVSMALRSIRVELDEGLEPFPEDVPRR from the coding sequence ATGAACACGCAGACCTTCCATTCCGCCGCCGGCGGCCGGTCGTCGGAATCCGTAGGCGGTTGGCGCGCGGACGCTCCAACCGGGTTCCGCAGGACGGCAGCGGTGACGCTCGCCCTGGCTCTCATCGCCGGTTCCCTTTCGGCTCAGCGGCAACGCCGCGAAACCGGACCCAGGATTCCGCCGGCCGAGGGTGTCGAGAGCATCAACCTGATCCGCACCCTCTCTCATCATCCGCCGCTGATGGAGGCCTGGGGACCGTTCGGGGGCTACATCCTGCGCGGCAGCACTCTTCCCGACCGGGACCGCGAGATGGTCATTCTGCGCACCTCCTGGCTCAACGAAGCCGAGTACGAATGGGGGTACCACGCGCGTGCGGCCAGGGCCGCCGGCATGACGGACGAAGAGATTCGCAATGTCGCCGTGGGCGAGAACGCCGGACCGTGGACCAGCTTCGAGCGCTACCTGCTGCGTGCTGCGACCGAACTGCACCGGAACTCGGCAATCTCCGAGCGGACCTGGGCTTTCCTGAAGGCGCGCTACAGCGATCAGCAGATGATCGACCTGATCTTCACGGTCGGCCAGTACCGCATGGTCTCGATGGCTCTGCGGAGCATCCGCGTCGAACTCGACGAGGGTCTCGAGCCCTTCCCGGAGGACGTGCCGCGGCGCTAA
- a CDS encoding phosphotransferase, which yields MGLLRSLVHPRSGTKIRVRVLIKGRIGAGWHDVDRTFRLAPGVTLAELLPAADRAGVPLSEAISHSPHLRDTLMINGERCPLEDNRDRELHEGDEIYLLAPVAGGSGAAWTRDSFEARLDRVLRREIDGCERLGSIERLSGGASQETYRLRIETEAGERQLALRRSQGGKQEEARAVERSAPGLRMEAKLMQVARRNGIPEPEVFYVLGPGDELGAGFVMEWLDGVALGARIVRSPDLAEVRPKLARQCGEILGRLHTIDLEAHGLDRDLASLSAADFIEQTRGRYEALDTPQPMIDFTARWLMENLPDSPDRTLVHNDFRNGNLMVDQTGVSAVLDWEIAHIGDPMRDLGWICTNSWRYGAGPELPVGGFGTYEDLFAGYEATSGKSVELARVQYWEVFGSFWWAVSTLGMTQHYRQGLDRSVERVTIGRRTTECQVDCVNLLIPGPVELVAAPDDLPDPDMPRLEELVGATRDFLHGQVREETTGRTRFHALVAGNALDIVYRDLHFGAEHRRREHERLRRVLGTDGPLLDLRWKLVHAIRDDRVAIDDRKLHEHLRATVVNQIAIDQPKYSGFRTAAARRS from the coding sequence ATGGGCCTTCTGCGCAGCCTCGTTCACCCACGGTCCGGAACGAAGATCCGCGTCCGCGTTCTGATCAAGGGACGGATCGGCGCCGGCTGGCACGACGTCGACCGTACGTTCCGGCTCGCGCCCGGCGTGACGCTGGCCGAGCTGCTTCCGGCCGCCGACCGCGCCGGCGTGCCGCTTTCCGAGGCCATCTCGCACTCACCGCATCTCCGGGACACCCTGATGATCAACGGCGAGCGCTGCCCACTGGAAGACAACCGCGATCGCGAGCTTCACGAGGGCGACGAGATCTACCTGCTCGCTCCAGTCGCCGGCGGCAGCGGCGCCGCCTGGACGCGGGACAGCTTCGAGGCCCGGCTGGACCGGGTGCTCCGGCGCGAGATCGACGGCTGCGAGCGCCTGGGGAGCATCGAGCGGCTCTCGGGCGGCGCCAGCCAGGAAACGTACAGGCTGCGGATCGAAACGGAGGCCGGCGAGCGCCAGCTCGCCCTCCGGCGGTCCCAGGGCGGCAAGCAGGAAGAAGCTCGTGCCGTCGAGCGGAGCGCGCCGGGCCTGCGGATGGAGGCAAAGCTGATGCAGGTCGCCCGCCGGAACGGCATCCCGGAGCCCGAGGTCTTCTACGTCCTCGGGCCCGGCGACGAACTCGGCGCTGGCTTCGTCATGGAGTGGCTCGACGGCGTCGCCCTGGGCGCGCGGATCGTGCGCTCCCCCGACCTCGCCGAGGTGCGCCCGAAGCTGGCCAGACAATGCGGCGAGATCCTGGGCCGGCTGCACACGATCGACTTGGAAGCCCACGGCCTCGACCGCGACCTGGCGAGCCTGAGCGCGGCGGACTTCATCGAGCAGACCCGCGGCCGCTACGAGGCCCTCGACACACCGCAGCCGATGATCGACTTCACGGCGCGCTGGCTGATGGAGAACCTGCCGGATTCACCCGACCGGACCCTGGTCCACAACGACTTCCGCAACGGCAACCTGATGGTCGACCAGACCGGCGTCAGCGCGGTGCTCGACTGGGAGATCGCCCACATCGGCGACCCGATGCGGGATCTCGGCTGGATCTGCACGAACTCCTGGCGTTACGGCGCCGGACCCGAGCTGCCGGTCGGCGGCTTCGGCACCTACGAAGACCTGTTCGCCGGCTACGAGGCGACCAGCGGCAAGTCGGTCGAGCTCGCGCGGGTGCAGTACTGGGAGGTGTTCGGCTCCTTCTGGTGGGCCGTTTCGACCCTCGGCATGACGCAGCACTACCGTCAGGGGCTGGACCGCTCGGTCGAACGCGTGACGATCGGACGCCGCACCACGGAGTGTCAGGTCGACTGCGTGAATCTGCTGATCCCCGGTCCCGTCGAGTTGGTCGCCGCGCCCGACGACCTCCCGGACCCGGACATGCCGCGGCTCGAGGAACTCGTCGGCGCGACCCGCGACTTTCTGCACGGTCAGGTGCGGGAGGAGACGACCGGACGAACCCGCTTTCACGCCCTGGTCGCCGGCAACGCGCTCGACATCGTCTATCGCGATCTGCACTTCGGAGCCGAGCACCGCCGCCGGGAGCACGAGCGGCTCCGCCGCGTGCTCGGAACCGACGGGCCGCTGCTGGACCTGCGCTGGAAGCTCGTTCACGCCATCCGGGACGACCGGGTCGCCATCGACGACCGGAAGCTGCACGAACACCTGCGAGCCACCGTCGTCAACCAGATCGCCATCGACCAGCCGAAGTACTCGGGTTTCAGGACCGCCGCCGCCCGCCGGAGTTGA
- a CDS encoding alpha/beta hydrolase, producing the protein MPEHPPSPQSLRLPGAGGIELQVYDYGNEGAPPLVLLHGMQDLAMAFEPVANRFRDRYRVVSFDLRGHGDSGKPGVYALPHFIADLHAVIFQLQLERPVLVGHSLGGQIVSHYAAVFSDVPSVIVNIDGVGAPFRESDMPVENRQLRLQNGHTSLLRPGGHKRPMMDLDDAWRLYCRFHPGLDHDLARHLVEIGTTEHPYGGLQWKWDPQVETTGLTMSSRLSEERWPWVSCPVLVVTGGRSAEFYRGRGGIDHDTPEAPDEIERRVRLFRNVHHVEIPEAGHMVHFDAPERLGEIIDAYLEAG; encoded by the coding sequence ATGCCGGAACACCCCCCTTCGCCCCAGAGTCTGCGCCTGCCGGGAGCAGGCGGCATCGAACTCCAGGTCTACGACTACGGCAACGAGGGTGCGCCGCCTCTCGTTCTGCTGCACGGGATGCAGGACCTGGCGATGGCGTTCGAACCGGTGGCGAACCGCTTCCGCGATCGCTACCGGGTCGTCTCCTTCGACCTGCGCGGCCATGGCGACAGCGGCAAGCCCGGCGTCTACGCCCTGCCGCACTTCATTGCCGATCTCCACGCCGTCATCTTCCAGCTCCAGCTGGAGCGGCCGGTGCTGGTCGGTCACAGCCTGGGCGGCCAGATCGTCAGCCACTACGCCGCCGTGTTCAGCGACGTACCCAGCGTGATCGTGAACATCGACGGCGTCGGCGCGCCGTTCCGCGAGAGCGACATGCCGGTGGAGAACCGCCAGCTTCGCCTGCAGAACGGCCACACCAGCCTGCTGCGGCCGGGCGGGCACAAGCGGCCGATGATGGACCTGGACGACGCCTGGCGACTGTACTGCCGCTTCCATCCCGGGCTCGACCACGACCTGGCGCGGCACCTGGTGGAGATCGGCACGACCGAGCACCCCTACGGCGGCCTGCAGTGGAAGTGGGACCCGCAGGTCGAGACGACGGGCCTGACGATGTCGAGCCGGCTGTCCGAGGAGCGCTGGCCCTGGGTTTCCTGCCCGGTGCTCGTCGTCACCGGCGGCCGTTCCGCCGAGTTCTACCGGGGCCGCGGCGGCATCGACCACGACACGCCGGAGGCGCCCGACGAGATCGAGCGCCGGGTGCGCCTGTTCCGCAACGTGCACCACGTCGAGATCCCGGAGGCGGGCCACATGGTCCACTTCGACGCGCCGGAGCGGCTCGGCGAGATCATCGACGCCTACCTGGAAGCCGGGTAA